A genomic segment from Glycine max cultivar Williams 82 chromosome 1, Glycine_max_v4.0, whole genome shotgun sequence encodes:
- the LOC100778230 gene encoding protein SRC2 homolog isoform X2, which yields MSSITGIQGQPLEVTVVSCSKLKDTEWISRQDPYVCVEYGSTKFRTRTCTDGGKNPVFQEKFIFPLIEGLRELNVLVWNSNTLTLDDFIGSGKIQLHKVLSQGFDDSAWPLQTKTGRYAGEVKVILHYAIANHQRHKSVSSHAPSAPPYVATTTPPVPSSYSTSYPPPPSATSYPPPPSYHTTGSYSYPPPPPPVASTVSYPLPPTAYPPYSSHPPSSYPPQPSSYPPPPSYPPPASAYPPPPYPPPAGYPPGIYPPPPY from the exons ATGTCGTCGATAACGGGCATCCAGGGCCAACCTCTTGAGGTTACGG TGGTTTCGTGCTCCAAGTTGAAGGACACAGAATGGATTTCAAGGCAAGATCCGTACGTTTGTGTTGAGTATGGCAGCACAAAGTTCCGAACCAGAACCTGCACAG ACGGCGGAAAAAATCCGGTATTCCAAGAGAAGTTCATCTTCCCCCTCATTGAAGGCCTTCGGGAGCTCAATGTCCTTGTTTGGAACAGCAATACTCTCACCTTGGACGATTTTATAGGAAGCGGAAA GATTCAATTGCACAAGGTTCTCTCTCAAGGCTTCGATGACTCTGCTTGGCCACTTCAGACCAAAACTGGCAG ATACGCTGGTGAAGTCAAAGTCATATTGCATTACGCAATTGCAAATCATCAAAGG CATAAATCAGTGTCAAGCCATGCTCCATCAGCACCTCCGTATGTGGCAACAACAACTCCTCCCGTCCCTTCTTCATATTCTACCTCATACCCGCCACCTCCTTCTGCTACTTCCTACCCACCACCTCCTTCTTACCATACAACTGGATCTTATTCTTACCCACCGCCACCGCCACCAGTAGCATCCACAGTTTCATATCCACTACCTCCAACAGCTTATCCTCCCTATTCCTCACATCCCCCATCATCATACCCTCCACAGCCCTCTTCATATCCTCCTCCCCCATCATACCCACCGCCTGCTTCAGCTTATCCTCCACCTCCATACCCACCACCTGCAGGCTATCCTCCtg GAATATACCCTCCACCGCCATACTGA
- the LOC100778230 gene encoding leucine-rich repeat extensin-like protein 6 isoform X1, whose protein sequence is MSSITGIQGQPLEVTVVSCSKLKDTEWISRQDPYVCVEYGSTKFRTRTCTDGGKNPVFQEKFIFPLIEGLRELNVLVWNSNTLTLDDFIGSGKYVPLLPPSIHLFFYSHFSSPSIFRIQLHKVLSQGFDDSAWPLQTKTGRYAGEVKVILHYAIANHQRHKSVSSHAPSAPPYVATTTPPVPSSYSTSYPPPPSATSYPPPPSYHTTGSYSYPPPPPPVASTVSYPLPPTAYPPYSSHPPSSYPPQPSSYPPPPSYPPPASAYPPPPYPPPAGYPPGIYPPPPY, encoded by the exons ATGTCGTCGATAACGGGCATCCAGGGCCAACCTCTTGAGGTTACGG TGGTTTCGTGCTCCAAGTTGAAGGACACAGAATGGATTTCAAGGCAAGATCCGTACGTTTGTGTTGAGTATGGCAGCACAAAGTTCCGAACCAGAACCTGCACAG ACGGCGGAAAAAATCCGGTATTCCAAGAGAAGTTCATCTTCCCCCTCATTGAAGGCCTTCGGGAGCTCAATGTCCTTGTTTGGAACAGCAATACTCTCACCTTGGACGATTTTATAGGAAGCGGAAAGTATGTGCCTCTTCTTCCTCCATCTATTCATCTAttcttttattctcatttctccTCTCCTTCGATCTTCAGGATTCAATTGCACAAGGTTCTCTCTCAAGGCTTCGATGACTCTGCTTGGCCACTTCAGACCAAAACTGGCAG ATACGCTGGTGAAGTCAAAGTCATATTGCATTACGCAATTGCAAATCATCAAAGG CATAAATCAGTGTCAAGCCATGCTCCATCAGCACCTCCGTATGTGGCAACAACAACTCCTCCCGTCCCTTCTTCATATTCTACCTCATACCCGCCACCTCCTTCTGCTACTTCCTACCCACCACCTCCTTCTTACCATACAACTGGATCTTATTCTTACCCACCGCCACCGCCACCAGTAGCATCCACAGTTTCATATCCACTACCTCCAACAGCTTATCCTCCCTATTCCTCACATCCCCCATCATCATACCCTCCACAGCCCTCTTCATATCCTCCTCCCCCATCATACCCACCGCCTGCTTCAGCTTATCCTCCACCTCCATACCCACCACCTGCAGGCTATCCTCCtg GAATATACCCTCCACCGCCATACTGA
- the LOC100781083 gene encoding uncharacterized protein At4g06744, with the protein MYIYSTGLQHRVAREKLKMGITYMCALILLSLLLHSFMFIAADQRVAGLETIIASGHVHGGNFYGSPPPPPPECHPPPPMCPPPPPPPPVRLERARKALIKFTRLVDDPNGYTSNWKEGRDTCEFRGVRCAKYPDGQQAVAGLDLNGAGLSGKKCTALMLTGILDSIPELTFFHVNSNNFSGAIPTDITKYKFFFELDLSNNKLEGEFPKEVLQPKPKDQQLVFLDLRFNSLCGPIPPQLFDLDLDVIFINNNKFSGHLPDNFGSTPARYLTFANNQLTGPIPASIGKASKTLTEVLFLGNHFQGCLPYQIGYLDKATVFDVSKNSLTGPIPHSFACLQSIQYLNLDRNQFYGEVPEMLCLLPGLRNNGNLSLSDNYFTQVGPACRNLIKTNVLDVSYNCILGLPNQRPHGQCTEFFSKIKPCPNPKYLHYVPCKGYYPHTHPAATATPPLTYNSLNPHHLHR; encoded by the coding sequence atgtatatatatagcaCAGGACTTCAACACCGTGTAGCCAGAGAGAAGTTAAAGATGGGCATCACGTACATGTGCGCTTTAATATTATTGTCATTATTGCTTCATTCATTTATGTTCATTGCGGCAGATCAACGGGTGGCCGGATTGGAAACTATCATAGCAAGTGGCCACGTGCACGGGGGTAATTTTTATGGCTCTCCTCCACCACCTCCCCCCGAGTGTCACCCACCCCCTCCAATGTGTCCTCCACCTCCACCTCCGCCACCCGTACGGCTGGAGAGAGCTCGCAAAGCGCTTATCAAATTCACTCGTTTGGTGGATGACCCAAATGGATATACGAGTAACTGGAAGGAGGGTAGAGACACTTGTGAGTTCAGGGGGGTGCGATGTGCAAAATATCCAGACGGACAGCAAGCAGTTGCGGGATTAGACCTGAATGGAGCTGGCCTCTCTGGAAAAAAATGTACAGCGCTCATGCTCACCGGCATCTTGGACAGCATACCCGAGCTCACTTTCTTCCACGTCAACTCCAACAACTTCAGCGGTGCCATCCCAACCGACATCACCAAGTACAAATTTTTCTTCGAGCTAGATCTCAGTAACAACAAACTGGAGGGTGAGTTCCCGAAGGAAGTGCTCCAGCCCAAGCCCAAGGACCAGCAGCTGGTGTTCCTTGACCTCAGGTTCAACAGTCTCTGCGGCCCAATTCCACCGCAGCTCTTTGACTTGGATCTGGATGTGATTTTCATCAACAACAATAAGTTCAGTGGCCATCTCCCCGATAACTTTGGGTCCACACCGGCCAGGTACCTCACTTTTGCCAACAACCAGCTCACGGGCCCAATCCCGGCAAGCATTGGCAAAGCCTCCAAAACCCTCACCGAAGTCCTCTTCTTGGGCAATCACTTCCAGGGTTGCTTGCCCTACCAAATTGGCTACCTCGATAAGGCTACCGTCTTTGATGTCAGCAAAAACTCCTTAACGGGTCCCATCCCACACTCCTTTGCCTGCCTGCAAAGCATCCAGTACCTCAACTTGGACCGCAACCAGTTTTACGGAGAGGTTCCTGAGATGCTGTGTCTTCTCCCTGGCCTCCGCAACAATGGGAACCTCTCCTTATCCGACAACTATTTCACTCAGGTTGGCCCTGCATGCAGGAACCTTATCAAAACCAATGTGCTGGACGTCAGCTACAATTGCATTCTGGGGCTTCCAAATCAAAGGCCGCACGGACAATGCACAGAATTCTTCTCCAAGATCAAGCCCTGCCCAAATCCAAAGTATCTCCATTACGTCCCTTGTAAAGGATACTACCCGCACACCCACCCCGCCGCCACTGCCACTCCTCCGCTCACTTACAACTCTCTCAACCCCCATCATCTTCATCGCTAG